The DNA segment TACAACCAGAGCCAGATTCTAATGAAACAATTGAATCTAGCTTTTTTTAACCTAATCTTAACCTAAACATATTTTCAGTTGAAACCTAAATAAATTTAAAAAAGAAAAAAACTAAAAAGCTACCAAACTAATATATTATTTTTTTCAATAAGGTTAACAACCTAAGTCTGTATTGTAGTTACATTAAAACAAAGAAAAGACATGAAAACAGTTATTGCTTTATTTGACGACCGAGATGAAGCTATGAGAGCTTACGCAGCGCTCCAAGAAGCAGGATACGCTCAAGCAGATCTAGATATTCTCACCAACGACGATAGAGACGACGAACCCAAACTAGCTAAAATGCGCGAATATATTCCTCAGCCCGACGTAGACGTCTATCTACAGGGTGTGAGCGATGGTGGTACCATTATTACCGCTAACGTATCTGATAGCGCCGTAGAGCGCGCCGCAGGTGTCATGTCCAGCTTCAACATGGTCAACATTAAAGAACGTGCAGTAACGATGAAAGGCGTCTACGCTCAACTCAGCGATCCTGCTCAAAATAAAAACGTTCTCGAGGTAATCGAAGAAGATCTACAAGTAGGTAAAGAAGAAGTTGAACGCGGTCGGATGCGCATCTATACCGTTGTTACTGAGCGCGAAGTACAACAAGATGTAACCCTACGAGATGAAACCCTAAAAGTTAGCCGTCGTCCCGTGAATCGTAGCGTTAGCATCAACCCCGACTTATTCAAACAGAAGTCTTTCGAAATGGTTGAGATTGATGAAATTGCCAAAGTCAAGAAAACCGCTCGCGTAGTAGAAGAAGTTTCTCTTGGTAAAGAAGTGATTGAGAAAATCGAAACCATCAAAGAAACCCTGCGTCGTCAAGACGTTGAAATCGAAGAAGTCAAAACAGCTCGTACCTTCGTCGACTATGATACCGATTTCCGTGGCTTCTACACGACGAACTTCAGTAACAGTGGCGTAACTTACGAAGAATTACAACCTGCTTTCAACTACGGTCACAAACTAGCCACCACTGAGCCCTTCCGTAGTAGCCCTTGGTCAGCAGTAGAGCCCGATGCTAAACGTATTTGGGAAGAGAAAAACCCTGGTACTTGGGAACAAAACCAAACAATAATTAAATACGCTTGGGAAAAAGTACGTAGCGAACGCTAAGTTAAATATTTAGCCTATTATCAATAATTTTCCCCGACATTGCGTCGGGTTTTTTTTGCAGAGACTGTGCATTGAAACAATACACAGCCATAGATTTAGATGGACACTTCACTTAACTCTCGAGTTATATGGTCAAAAGGCTCATCAACAAAAGAAGTATTTTCTACCCCTTCAGCTTGGAGCATTTCTTTAATCATTTCCTTCATAATTTGAATACCGCGCACTGTAGGACTAATGGGTACTCCTAAAGAATTGTAAGTTTCTCGTAAACCTTGTAAAACTCTTTCGTCCAAAACATTCATATCGCCTGCTACTAGAGCATAGCTAGCGTAGCGCAGATAATAATCCATGTCTCGCAGACAAGCAGAATAACGTCTTGTGGTGTAAGCATTTCCGCCTGGACTGATTAGCTCAGGTAATTCCTCAAATAGACGAGAACCAGCTTGTTTAACGATGTTAGCCGAATTAGCATTGATGACCGTCGCGGTTTTAATTCTGGCGTTCCCAGATTCAAAATAAGATTTTAAGCGGTCAATGGCAGAGCGATCTAAATAACGTCCCGTTACATCGTAGTTTCTAATAAGATTAGTCACTGCGTCGCGCATTAAACTCTATCTCCTAAGAATGATTCTTTTATACCTAAATATCATCCCACAGGGCGTTAGTGAGAGAGTAAGATTAAGGCCAGCTTTTCAATTTTTGATACATTTGTTTACAAATCTCGACTTTAAGAAAAAACCGGGGTTTTTGTATATTTAGATACAAAATCTCTGCATAGCTGTCCCCTAGGATGATTCGATATGCAGAAAAAAATATGGTAATGGAGTAATCAATGACTGGTACCCCGGAAGAAATCCTGAAAATGGTGCGCGATGAAAAGATTCAAATCATTGACTTGAAATTCATTGACACACCCGGGATTTGGCAACACTGTTCTTTTTATTATGACCAAATTGACGAAAACTCTTTTGTAGAAGGCGTCCCCTTCGACGGTTCTAGTATCCGAGGCTGGAAAGCGATCAACGAATCCGACATGAGCATGGTGCCCGACCCCACCACAGCTTGGATTGATCCTTTCATGAAAGAAAAGACCTTGAGTCTGATTTGCAGTATCAAAGAACCTCGTACGGGAGAATGGTATAGCCGCGATCCCCGCACTATCGCTCAAAATGCTGTAGACTTCCTCCAAAGCACTGGTATCGGCGATACCGCTTATTTTGGTCCCGAAGCCGAGTTTTTCGTCTTTGATGATGTACGTTTCGATCAAACCGAAAACACAGGCTATTACTACGTAGATAGCATCGAAGGACGCTGGAACTCCGGTAAAGAAGAACCCGGCGGTAACCTCGGTTACAAACCTAGATATAAAGAAGGTTATTTTCCCGTAGCACCCACCGATACCCTTCAAGATATGCGTACCGAAATGCTACTCACCATGGCTAAATGTGGTCTACCCATTGAAAAACATCACCATGAAGTAGCTACAGGGGGGCAAAATGAACTGGGATTCCGCTTCGCTACCTTGGTTCAAGCGGCCGATTTTCTCATGACCTATAAATACGTCATCAAAAACGTCGGCAAAAAGTATGGCAAAACTGTTACTTTTATGCCCAAACCCCTGTTTAATGACAATGGATCCGGAATGCATACGCATCAATCTATCTGGCAAGATGGAAAACCTTTATTCTGGGGAGATGGCTACGCGAACTTGAGCGAAATGGCTCTACACTATATCGGCGGTCTTCTGGCTCATGCACCAGCTCTATTAGCTCTAACTAATCCCACCACCAACTCTTATAAGCGTCTAGTACCAGGTTTCGAAGCTCCCGTTAACTTAGCCTATTCTCAAGGTAATCGCTCTGCTTCTATTCGTATTCCTCTCTCTGGAAGCAATCCCAAAGCCAAACGCTTAGAGTTTCGTTGTCCAGATGCTACCTGTAACCCCTATTTAGCTTTTGCAGCTATGTTGTGCGCGGGTATCGATGGAATTAAAAATAAGTTGAAACCAGGTGAACCTTTAGATGTAGATATTTACGAGCTTAGCCCTGAAGAGTTGAGTAAAATTCCCTCTACCCCAGGTTCTTTAGAAGGCGCCTTAGAAGCTCTAGAAAAAGATCACGCTTTCTTAACCGATACAGGGGTATTCAGCGAAGATTTCATTGAAAACTGGATTGAATATAAACTAGACAACGAAGTTAACCCCATGCGTCTACGTCCTCATCCCTATGAGTTTGCTCTTTATTACGATGTCTAACTTCTAGTTCTCATTATCCAGGGGTAAAGTGTATTGTTTTATACATTGACTCCCCTATCTCATATTCCTCTAAATTAGACGCAGCTATAGATTATCTGAATGCACTCAAGCAAATCTGAGGTATAATCCTACGGGAATCATTTTAATAATAACTCAATTTAATGCAGCGTAAGCGAATTTTCTTAACCGGTGGAAGTGGTTGTATTGGACATTATTTGGCTGAGGCTTTGATTCAAGAAACCGAACATGAACTATATATATTGGTCAGAAACCCTCAACGACTACATTTTGACTATCAAGCTCGTCCTGGTATAACCGTTTTAACTGGTGATTTAAAAGAAATATCCAAATTTGCTGAGTTATTACCATCAATCAATATCGCTATCTTAGCCGCTACTGCTTGGGGTGGGAAAGATGAAGTATTTGACGTTAATGTACGCAGTACTATTGAGCTAATTAATCTACTAGACCCTATAGTATGTGAGCAAGTTATTTATTTCTCAACTGCTAGTATTCTGGATCACCAAAATCAACTACTCCCAGAAGCTAAGGAAATAGGAACTAATTATATTCAAACTAAATATCAATGCTATACTCAGCTTTCCCAAATAGCGATCGCACCCAAAATTACTACTCTATTCCCTACTTTAGTTTTAGGAGGAGATGATCATAAACCCTATTCTCACATCTCTTCGGGTTTACCCAATATCGTTAAATGGATTGATCTAGCTCGTTGGTTTAAAGCTGACGGGAGTTTTCATTTTATTCACGCTAGAGATATAGCTCAAATAGTTAATCATTTAGTTGCAAATCCTCCCGAAACCAATCAGGAATTTGTCTTAGGTAACGAACCTTTGAGCGTTAACCAAGCTATGGAACAAGTATGTCTTTATCTAGATAAAAGAATATTAGTGAGGATTCCTCTATCTCTTTGGTTAGCTAACTTGTTCATTAAGTTGTTCTATATCAGAATGGCTGACTGGGATAGATTTTGTTTAAACTACCGCCATTTTACCTATCAAAATTTTGTTAATCCGGCTCGATTTGGTCTAACTAACTACTGTAGTGATTTAGCAGACGCTTTAAAGCTAGCTCGGGTAGTTTCCTAAGTTTAAAGCCAGTTTGCTACTACACTATTAGCCTCTAATTGCAACCCTCGAGCTATTTTAAACAGTTCTTGACCGTTGTGTAAATATCTTTCACAGTAAGTTTGAGTGAAGATATCTAACTCATCGAGACCATCACCCACCTGATTAAGGCAATAATAAAGATTAGCCGCAGTTCTAGCTAGTTTAGAAGGATTAGGTTGGTGATGTAAGCAAAGACGCGCTTTAATCAGATATTGGCGCGAAATACTTAAATAACGTTGAAAATCTCTCATTAACTCCTCATCAAAAGGATCACCAGCCAAAGCTTCAATTTGTTGATCTAGAGGTTCAAGAATCAGAGATAACCATTGATTAATTGGCTTATAAACCTGTTGTAGCCAGCGTTCAAACTGAAGCTCAGCCTGACGTTCATTCGCACGATGACGCGCGTATTCTTGCTGAACTTGAACCGCTCTTTTTTCTCGTTGGGCGTACACATCCCGACTTACCGTTACTTCCCGAATTCCTGGGGGATTGCTTCTGAGCAACTGGCGATCGTAAGTACGACGTTTTTGTGGATCCCCTAATACCTCGTAAGCTGCGTTGATAGATACTATTTTGTCGTGATTAGCCTCGGTAGTTTGGCTATCTGGGTGAAACTGTTTCACTAAACTGCGATAAGCCAATTTAATCTGGGTTTGGGAGGCTTGTTGACTAATCCCAAGAATTTGATAGTGATTCTCCTCTGTCATAACAGAAACTGTAGTAGTTACTATGCTTTCAAATCAAATATAAGGGTTGACCAATCTTGATCTAGATCCTGAAATAGGGGAGTACTCAGATAACGCTCCCCAAAACTAGGCTGAATCATCACTATCATTTTACCGCTATTTTCAGAACGTTTTGCTAATTTGATAGCTGCTGACAAAGCCGCACCCGTAGAAATACCCGAAAGTATCCCCTCTTGTTTCGCCAAGCGACGACCGTAAACCATCGCTTCTTCATCGGTGACGGTAATCACTTCATCTATTAATTCTACCTTCAATACCTCGGGAACGAAACCCGCACCAATACCCTGAATTTTATGAGGACCGGGACGCCCCCCCGATAGTACGGAACTGTTAGCAGGTTCTACCGCGATCGCCTGAAAAGACGGTTTATATTGTTTTAATACTTCTGCTACTCCGGTGATCGTTCCACCTGTTCCTACTCCTGACACTAAAAAATCTACTTTCCCCTCTGTGTCGGACCAAATTTCTTCAGCCGTAGTCAAACGATGAATTTCTGGATTTGCCGGATTGCCGAACTGTTGTAGCATATAAGCATTAGGTAGAGAATCTACTATTTCTTGAGCTCTTCTGATGCAACCGCTCATTCCTTCTGTTCCTGGTGTTAATTCCAATCTCGCCCCGTAAGCTTTCAACATCGCTCTTCTTTCGTTACTCATCGTTTCGGGCATAGTTAACACGATCTGATAACCTTTAGCCGCCGCTACCATCGCTAAAGCGATCCCTGTATTTCCTGAGGTTGGTTCAACCAAAATAGTTTTTCCCGGGCTAATCAATCCCTCTTGTTCAGCTTTATTAATCATATTCACCCCGATACGATCTTTAACTGAAGCCGCTGGGTTCATTCCTTCGAGCTTAACAATAATCTCAGCCACACAACCTTCTTGTTGAGGTATGCGATTGAGTCTTACCAAGGGTGTGCGACCGATCAACTCTGTGATATTTTGCGCTATTTTCATTATTTTGACCTTATAGTTTTTCCCATAGAAATACAGCCCCCACAGTATAACTGTGAGGGCATGATTTGGGGTCTTCTAGTTGAAACCTGACTGCCGGGTGGAACCCCAGCGGGGTCAACTTTAATTGACTGCTAGAGAACAGCCCCGGCGCTCAGCCGGCTTACTTCAACTAGGAGACCCATGCTTTTATTACTATCTATCATGGGCATCACCTCCTTTGCTCCCTAAGCGGTTTATCCTCTTAGTTTGTTCATAACATTAGCCTATCATACAATTTTAAAAAATACAAGCCCAAGACTAACTGGATCTGCTGCTAAACTAAATTAAAATTAGTAAAAATCTCAAGCTAAAACTAAGGTAAAAACTAGTGGTCTATACTTCTCAATTGATAGAACAAACAACGGACACGGGGCAGCTATTTGATCCTGAAGTAGTTGACTCGGCCAAAAAAATCTATCATACCTACTATCACTTGCATGGTGAATTAACCAGAACTCCTATCGGTGTAGCCGTAGACAGAAAAACTTATAGAGGTCAACTACTGTTTACCAAAATACCGATACTCCTACCAGGGGAATGTTTTGTACCGATAGATGAACTTGAATCAGAATAAAATTACCATGCCCACAAGTGCGATCGCCAATTTAATCATTGATAGCTTTATTTTCATCTTTGGCGCAGCTATCGGTAGCTTTTTGAACGTGGTGGTTTATCGTCTTCCCGCTCAAATATCTCTAATCTCACCCCCATCACGTTGTCCTCAATGTTTTCATAAACTAGGAAACACAGAAAATATACCCATATTAGGTTGGTTATACCTAAGGGGTCGCTGCCGCTGGTGTCAAACTCCCATATCCTGGCGCTACCCCGCCTTAGAAACTCTTTGCGCTCTTTTATTCGTCTTTGTCTTTTGGCAATTCGGCTTCTCTTGGTTAACTCTGGGTTACTGGGTATTTATGAGTTGGTTGCTAGCTTTAGCCTTAATAGACTTGGATACGATGACTTTACCCAATGTTTTAACCCAATCAGGTTTAGTTATCGGCTTAATCTTTAGATTAATACCTCAAGGGAGTATTCCCGAATTAATGGAGGGAATCACCGGCGCGGTTTTGGGCATTTGGCTCTTTGAGTTAATTATACTAATTGGTACTATTATCTTAGGACAAGTAGCCATGGGTGGGGGAGATCCCAAATTAGCCGCGATGATCGGCGCTTGGCTGGGCTGGAAATATCTATTATTAACTGGTTTTATCGCTTGTTTCTTAGGAGCTATAATAGGAGGAGCCGCGATCGCTCTCGGTTGGCTTTCTCGCCGCCAGGCTATGCCCTTTGGTCCTTTTTTGGTGATGGGAGCAGCTTTTAGTCTTTTTTACGGTTCAAAGCTCATTTCTACTTATCTCAACTTATTTTTTCCATCATAAAACTTGTGTTTTGGATTACACTTAAGATTACTGATGCCCGGAAAGGACCGTTGGACGGCTTTACTCTTAATCAGTACCCTGGAAGATAATTAGTAGTATAGTAAAAGTTTAAAACAAATATGTCTTTGTTCGATTGGTTTGCTAATTTACGAAAATCAGAGCCCAATATTCAACAACAGCAAGAACGAGAAATTGCTGATGGTTTATGGACAAAATGTCCAGCTTGTGGAGTACTAACTTACACCAAAGATTTACAAGCTAACCAGTTTGTCTGTCCAGAATGTGAACATCATCTGGTGATCGATAGTCATAAAAGGATCAGTCAATTGATTGATAGCCAAACTTGGCAACCCTTAGGGGATAATTTAGCGGCAACTGATCCTCTTAAGTTCCGCGATCGCAAATCCTATAGCGAAAGACTCAAAGAAACCCAGGCTAAAACAGGCCTCAAAGACGCAGTTCAAACTGGAATCGGACTCTTAGCAGGATTCCCCATTGCTTTAGGCGTAATGGACTTTAGCTTTATGGGAGGTAGTATGGGTTCGGTAGTAGGAGAAAAACTCTGCCGTCTGATCGAGTACGCTACATTTAATCACCTATCTGTAATTATTGTCTGCGCTTCAGGTGGCGCCAGAATGCAAGAAGGGATGTTGAGTTTGATGCAAATGGCCAAAATTTCCGGCGCTTTATCCCTACACAGAGAAGCAGGACTACTCTACATCCCCATTTTAACCCACCCAACTACAGGAGGTGTAACCGCAAGTTTCGCTATGCTCGGCGATCTAATTCTCGCTGAACCCAAAGCTACCATTGGTTTCGCCGGCAAAAGAGTAATCGAACAAACACTACGAGAAAAGTTACCAGAAGACTTTCAAACCTCAGAATATCTACTAGAGCACGGATTTATCGATGCTATTGTCCCTCGTACTGAACTTAAATCCACCCTAGCCCAATTAATCAAGTTACACCAGCCTTTTTGTTCACCCCTGAGAGAAACAACCTCTAATCAGCAGCAAAGCAAAGAGGAAAAAAGCCATCTATCCATAGGTTTAACCTAAATCGAATCAGCCCACGCTTGCTTTTTCAGAGTCAGTGTGGGTAATTATTGTGAATCTAGAGGAAATATTAAGTTATTACCATTAACGTCACCATAACCTGGTTATTCGATAATATTATTAAAATAATATACTGTTAAATCCAACGAATATTATGGAGCATATTTTAACAATTAACTCTCGCCAAATAGATCAAAATGAGTTACTCCCACTATTGGGACAGTACCTGATGCTACCACAGTTAGCTAAAGAAGTGATTATAGCGGATGCTACCAAAGTAGTTGAATGCACAGAAGAAGAAAAACAAGTAGCAAGAGAGCGCTTTCTCGAAGAAAATCAACTCAAAAACGACACGGAACTACAACAATGGCTGAACCGAACAGGTGTAGGGCCAGAACAACTACAAGAGCTGACGTTACGCAAGCTCAAAGTAGAGAAATTTAAAGAGCAAACCTGGGGAGATCAACTAGAAATTTACTTCATGAAGCGCAAGAGAGACCTAGATCAAGTAGTATACTCTTTAATTAGAACTAAAAAACCAGGTCTAGCCCAAGAAATCTACTTTCGCATCCTTGAAGGAGAATCAGACTTCAAAGAGCTAGCGAGTAAATACTCTGAAGGAGTAGAAGCACAAACCCAAGGCATAATTGGACCTGTAGAATTAAGCTCGCCCCATCCCCAAATCGCTCAAGCTTTAGTTAATAGTCAGCCGGGAAAACTCTTCGAGCCCATGAGAATTGGAGAATGGATTGTAATCATCCGCTTAGAAAACATCATCCCCGCCAGACTAGATAAATCCACCGCAAGAAGACTATTAGATGAACTATTTCAGCAGTGGTTAAAAGAACAAATGACGAATAATGTATCGTTTTTTAGTAACGAACAGGTAAATAAAACAGAAATAGAGCACTAGATAAAGTAAATAATTATGGTTTACACAACAACAGCAGCGCGAGATTTTTTTGCCAACACCCCCCCATTTAATCAGCTTTCACCAGACGTAATTAACTATCTGTCTCAAAAAGCTGAACCATTGCGGTACCCCATAGGACAAGTAATTTTAAAAAAAGACGAAATGGCGTCCCAAGTAGCCATTATCTGTGAAGGAACAGTTCGATGGCTAGGACACGAACCACGCAATAAAAAGATCGTGACCGTAGGGTTATTGCAATCAGGTTTTGTACTTGGTGCAGTTAACTTAGCCAGAGGTATAGCCACAGAAACAGCGATCGCTTCCTCCGATGAAGTATTATGCTTAGTTCTTAAAAATCAAGAATTTACAAGGTTACTCGAAGAGCATGAAATACTCAGACAAACATTTAGAGAAAAATGTCAGATTATTGAGATATTCGAACTAATAGGGTACCAATTAGACAAAACAGCCAGAGGAGAAGGAAATCTCACCGAATTAGCCACAGAACTATTACCCCACGCCCAAGTTTACACAATACCTGCAGGAGAACACCAAGCTTCAGCACACCCAGAACTAATTAATCCCCAATGGCTATGGTTAATAAGTGGACCAAAAACAGCCATCGACTTGCCCCCAGGGAGTACACTCGAATTAACACAGACCGATACCATTACCATAGCTGAACCCTTGAGACTAATAGGTGTACCGCGCCAAGAATGGGAAAAAATAGAAAATAAAGCCATTTCCCCGGTAGCTCAACCCCTCGTAGTAGAAACAGAGGATCTCAACCCAGAACAAGAAACAGAGGAATCAGAAGCAACAATTGCCTTTGCTACAAGTCCTCTAAGAGCTGAAACACAGTCAAAAGAAGAAGCACAAGGTGATATTAAAGATTATCCCTACGTCAAAGGGAAAACACCCGAAGAAACAGGCCTAGCTTGTTTTCAGATGCTCAGTAAATACTTTGGGATGCCCTTTCGCAAAGATGTAATCCAAAGAATCGTCGCCGACCAAATACAACAACAGGGTAGTCTTTCATTGGATATCTGCGGGGCAATTTCAGAGTTAATGGGCTTAAACGCTCAGCTACTGATGATGCCCAGACAAGCGGTGACCCGCATCAACACCCCGGCTTTGGTACGTTGGCAAG comes from the Gloeocapsa sp. PCC 73106 genome and includes:
- a CDS encoding peptidylprolyl isomerase — protein: MEHILTINSRQIDQNELLPLLGQYLMLPQLAKEVIIADATKVVECTEEEKQVARERFLEENQLKNDTELQQWLNRTGVGPEQLQELTLRKLKVEKFKEQTWGDQLEIYFMKRKRDLDQVVYSLIRTKKPGLAQEIYFRILEGESDFKELASKYSEGVEAQTQGIIGPVELSSPHPQIAQALVNSQPGKLFEPMRIGEWIVIIRLENIIPARLDKSTARRLLDELFQQWLKEQMTNNVSFFSNEQVNKTEIEH
- the accD gene encoding acetyl-CoA carboxylase, carboxyltransferase subunit beta codes for the protein MSLFDWFANLRKSEPNIQQQQEREIADGLWTKCPACGVLTYTKDLQANQFVCPECEHHLVIDSHKRISQLIDSQTWQPLGDNLAATDPLKFRDRKSYSERLKETQAKTGLKDAVQTGIGLLAGFPIALGVMDFSFMGGSMGSVVGEKLCRLIEYATFNHLSVIIVCASGGARMQEGMLSLMQMAKISGALSLHREAGLLYIPILTHPTTGGVTASFAMLGDLILAEPKATIGFAGKRVIEQTLREKLPEDFQTSEYLLEHGFIDAIVPRTELKSTLAQLIKLHQPFCSPLRETTSNQQQSKEEKSHLSIGLT
- the apcB gene encoding allophycocyanin subunit beta; its protein translation is MRDAVTNLIRNYDVTGRYLDRSAIDRLKSYFESGNARIKTATVINANSANIVKQAGSRLFEELPELISPGGNAYTTRRYSACLRDMDYYLRYASYALVAGDMNVLDERVLQGLRETYNSLGVPISPTVRGIQIMKEMIKEMLQAEGVENTSFVDEPFDHITRELSEVSI
- a CDS encoding NAD(P)-dependent oxidoreductase, with amino-acid sequence MQRKRIFLTGGSGCIGHYLAEALIQETEHELYILVRNPQRLHFDYQARPGITVLTGDLKEISKFAELLPSINIAILAATAWGGKDEVFDVNVRSTIELINLLDPIVCEQVIYFSTASILDHQNQLLPEAKEIGTNYIQTKYQCYTQLSQIAIAPKITTLFPTLVLGGDDHKPYSHISSGLPNIVKWIDLARWFKADGSFHFIHARDIAQIVNHLVANPPETNQEFVLGNEPLSVNQAMEQVCLYLDKRILVRIPLSLWLANLFIKLFYIRMADWDRFCLNYRHFTYQNFVNPARFGLTNYCSDLADALKLARVVS
- the glnA gene encoding type I glutamate--ammonia ligase, whose amino-acid sequence is MTGTPEEILKMVRDEKIQIIDLKFIDTPGIWQHCSFYYDQIDENSFVEGVPFDGSSIRGWKAINESDMSMVPDPTTAWIDPFMKEKTLSLICSIKEPRTGEWYSRDPRTIAQNAVDFLQSTGIGDTAYFGPEAEFFVFDDVRFDQTENTGYYYVDSIEGRWNSGKEEPGGNLGYKPRYKEGYFPVAPTDTLQDMRTEMLLTMAKCGLPIEKHHHEVATGGQNELGFRFATLVQAADFLMTYKYVIKNVGKKYGKTVTFMPKPLFNDNGSGMHTHQSIWQDGKPLFWGDGYANLSEMALHYIGGLLAHAPALLALTNPTTNSYKRLVPGFEAPVNLAYSQGNRSASIRIPLSGSNPKAKRLEFRCPDATCNPYLAFAAMLCAGIDGIKNKLKPGEPLDVDIYELSPEELSKIPSTPGSLEGALEALEKDHAFLTDTGVFSEDFIENWIEYKLDNEVNPMRLRPHPYEFALYYDV
- a CDS encoding YsnF/AvaK domain-containing protein, which gives rise to MKTVIALFDDRDEAMRAYAALQEAGYAQADLDILTNDDRDDEPKLAKMREYIPQPDVDVYLQGVSDGGTIITANVSDSAVERAAGVMSSFNMVNIKERAVTMKGVYAQLSDPAQNKNVLEVIEEDLQVGKEEVERGRMRIYTVVTEREVQQDVTLRDETLKVSRRPVNRSVSINPDLFKQKSFEMVEIDEIAKVKKTARVVEEVSLGKEVIEKIETIKETLRRQDVEIEEVKTARTFVDYDTDFRGFYTTNFSNSGVTYEELQPAFNYGHKLATTEPFRSSPWSAVEPDAKRIWEEKNPGTWEQNQTIIKYAWEKVRSER
- a CDS encoding J domain-containing protein; translation: MTEENHYQILGISQQASQTQIKLAYRSLVKQFHPDSQTTEANHDKIVSINAAYEVLGDPQKRRTYDRQLLRSNPPGIREVTVSRDVYAQREKRAVQVQQEYARHRANERQAELQFERWLQQVYKPINQWLSLILEPLDQQIEALAGDPFDEELMRDFQRYLSISRQYLIKARLCLHHQPNPSKLARTAANLYYCLNQVGDGLDELDIFTQTYCERYLHNGQELFKIARGLQLEANSVVANWL
- a CDS encoding A24 family peptidase, which produces MPTSAIANLIIDSFIFIFGAAIGSFLNVVVYRLPAQISLISPPSRCPQCFHKLGNTENIPILGWLYLRGRCRWCQTPISWRYPALETLCALLFVFVFWQFGFSWLTLGYWVFMSWLLALALIDLDTMTLPNVLTQSGLVIGLIFRLIPQGSIPELMEGITGAVLGIWLFELIILIGTIILGQVAMGGGDPKLAAMIGAWLGWKYLLLTGFIACFLGAIIGGAAIALGWLSRRQAMPFGPFLVMGAAFSLFYGSKLISTYLNLFFPS
- the cysK gene encoding cysteine synthase A, translating into MKIAQNITELIGRTPLVRLNRIPQQEGCVAEIIVKLEGMNPAASVKDRIGVNMINKAEQEGLISPGKTILVEPTSGNTGIALAMVAAAKGYQIVLTMPETMSNERRAMLKAYGARLELTPGTEGMSGCIRRAQEIVDSLPNAYMLQQFGNPANPEIHRLTTAEEIWSDTEGKVDFLVSGVGTGGTITGVAEVLKQYKPSFQAIAVEPANSSVLSGGRPGPHKIQGIGAGFVPEVLKVELIDEVITVTDEEAMVYGRRLAKQEGILSGISTGAALSAAIKLAKRSENSGKMIVMIQPSFGERYLSTPLFQDLDQDWSTLIFDLKA